The following are encoded together in the Balearica regulorum gibbericeps isolate bBalReg1 chromosome 31, bBalReg1.pri, whole genome shotgun sequence genome:
- the LOC104630408 gene encoding olfactory receptor 14A16, translated as MTNCSSMTHFLLLAFADTRELQLLHFWLFLGIYLAALLGNGLIITAIACHHHLHTPMYFFLLNLSILDLGSVSTTVPKAMANSLWGTRVISYTGCASQVFFFYFLMPAEYYLLTVMSYDRYVAICKPLHYGTLLGSRACVHMAAAAWGSGFLYAALHTGNTFSMPLCHGNAVDQFFCDVPQILKLSCSDAYLREAGLILVSACLFFVCFVFIVVSYVQIFRAVLRIPSEQGRHKAFSTCLPHLIVVSLFISTGMFSYLKPSSISSPFLDLVVAVLYSVVPPAVNTFIYSMRNQELKDAVRTLMNRCFSEAMYCPSPPTVHL; from the coding sequence ATGACCAACTGCAGCTCAATGacccacttcctcctcctggcattcGCAGACACacgggagctgcagctcttgcacttctggctcttcctgggcatctacctggctgctctcctgggcaatggcctcatcatcactgccatcgcctgccaccaccacctccacacccccatgtacttcttcctcctcaacctctccATCCTTGACCTGGGCTCCGTCTCCACCACAGTCCCTAAAGCCATGGCCAATTCCCTCTGGGGCACGAGGGTTATCTCCTACACAGGATGTGCTTCtcaggtctttttcttttactttctgatGCCAGCAGAGTATTATCTTCTCACCGTCATGTCCTATGACCGTTACGTTGCCATCTGCAAACCCCTGCACTACGGGaccctgctgggcagcagagcttgtgtccacatggcagcagctgcctggggcagtgggttcCTCTATGCTGCACTGCACACGGGCAATACATTTTCAATGCCACTCTGCCATGGCAATGCTGTGGACCAGTTCTTCTGTGATgttccccagatcctcaagctctcctgctcagatgCCTACCTCAGGGAGGCTGGGCTTATTTTGGTTAGTGCCTGTTtattctttgtgtgttttgttttcattgtggtatcctatgtgcagatcttcagggccgtgctgaggatcccctctgagcagggacggcacaaagccttttccacgtgcctccctcacctgATTGTGGTGTCCTTGTTTATCAGCACTGGCATGTTTTCCTACCTGAAGCCCAGCTCCATTTCCTCCCCATTCCTGGATCTGGTGGTGGCAGTTCTATACTCCGTtgtgcctccagcagtgaacACGTTCATCTATagcatgaggaaccaggagCTCAAGGATGCAGTTCGGACACTAATGAACAGatgtttttcagaagcaatgTACTGCCCATCTCCTCCTACAGTTCACTTGTAA